A stretch of Amycolatopsis balhimycina FH 1894 DNA encodes these proteins:
- a CDS encoding ABC transporter substrate-binding protein: protein MKFPAKATAGLFLAAGLSLTACSTSSSPDAASASDGRVGGTLTVIYDATFKSALQPVITGFEQKYPGTKVDVNYVGGDVGNLISTQIQAGTAPDVFLTFPGGGNAMGVQTLASQGRLLDLSGSPWVPQIPKLWRDNMQYQGKTYAYPGTLQGLGGIYNTSKLKELGLAIPRTWSQVLQLCGSAKAKGVYAYAQALNDASGPQMLYLALTGTLVYGPHPDFAKQLAGKETTIPASPWKAALEKYKQMNDAGCFGEGALGRSGPQANNEVAAGKALSVVSVGAVIAPLKQAAPKSEFTIAALPATDNPGDTYFDALPGYTLSANANAKNPATAKAFLDLLAQPQYINQYAAGFASVPVIPDAGFKPPAVLEEFNKAVADGKIALLADWPNPRVNDVAQQGVQGIVLGKDTVDGVLKKMQEAYEG from the coding sequence ATGAAGTTTCCAGCCAAAGCGACGGCCGGGTTGTTCCTCGCCGCCGGGCTTTCCCTCACCGCGTGCTCGACGAGTTCGAGCCCTGACGCAGCTTCCGCCTCGGACGGCCGGGTGGGCGGTACTTTGACCGTCATCTACGACGCGACGTTCAAGTCCGCCCTCCAACCGGTGATCACCGGGTTCGAGCAGAAGTATCCCGGGACGAAGGTCGACGTGAACTATGTCGGCGGTGACGTCGGAAACCTCATTTCCACCCAGATCCAGGCCGGCACGGCACCGGACGTGTTCCTCACGTTCCCGGGGGGTGGCAACGCGATGGGCGTTCAGACCCTCGCGTCTCAGGGCCGGCTGCTCGACCTCTCGGGCTCGCCGTGGGTGCCGCAGATCCCGAAACTCTGGCGGGATAACATGCAGTACCAGGGAAAGACCTACGCCTACCCGGGCACCCTGCAAGGGTTGGGCGGCATCTACAACACGTCCAAGCTGAAGGAACTGGGGCTCGCGATTCCCCGGACATGGTCCCAAGTACTGCAGCTGTGTGGAAGTGCCAAAGCAAAAGGCGTCTACGCCTACGCGCAGGCGCTCAACGACGCCAGCGGGCCGCAGATGCTCTACCTTGCGTTGACGGGCACCCTGGTCTATGGGCCGCACCCCGACTTCGCCAAGCAACTCGCGGGCAAGGAGACCACCATCCCGGCCTCGCCGTGGAAGGCGGCTCTCGAGAAGTACAAGCAGATGAACGACGCCGGATGCTTCGGTGAGGGTGCTCTCGGGCGGTCCGGCCCACAGGCCAACAACGAAGTCGCCGCGGGAAAGGCGCTCAGCGTCGTCAGCGTGGGCGCGGTGATCGCGCCTCTGAAGCAGGCCGCACCGAAGAGCGAGTTCACCATCGCCGCGCTGCCGGCCACCGACAACCCCGGCGACACCTACTTCGACGCGCTGCCCGGATACACGCTCTCCGCCAACGCCAACGCCAAGAACCCGGCCACCGCCAAGGCGTTCCTCGACCTGCTGGCGCAGCCGCAGTACATCAACCAGTACGCGGCGGGCTTCGCGAGTGTGCCCGTGATTCCCGACGCCGGCTTCAAGCCGCCCGCGGTGCTGGAGGAGTTCAACAAGGCGGTCGCCGATGGGAAGATCGCCCTGCTGGCCGACTGGCCGAATCCCCGCGTCAACGACGTGGCGCAGCAGGGCGTGCAGGGGATCGTGCTCGGCAAGGACACCGTCGACGGCGTGCTGAAGAAGATGCAAGAAGCCTACGAAGGCTAG
- a CDS encoding carbohydrate ABC transporter permease, with protein sequence MRAGRVGGAVNHVFAYGSALLFVLPVYILVNLAVRPADDLSSALVPTTRPTTGNFTQAWTESHLGGALVNSMVVTTVSCVAIVAISTMAAYPLARSAARLSNFTFSLFLLGMLLPFQVALLPLYLMMRDAGLLGSLWSLIIFYTGLQMPFSIFLVTTFLRSSVPLEFEEAARIDGCGDVRTFLHVVVPLLRPVLGTVVILNAVGIWNDFFTPLLYLFGSHQVTTPVALFQFVGLYTTNWPLIFAGLTMSMLPVLALYLIFQRYVIQGFAGGLKG encoded by the coding sequence ATGAGGGCCGGCCGGGTGGGTGGTGCCGTCAACCACGTCTTCGCCTACGGCAGCGCGCTGCTGTTCGTGCTGCCGGTCTACATCCTGGTGAACCTCGCGGTCCGGCCCGCCGACGACCTGTCGTCGGCGCTCGTTCCGACGACCCGGCCGACCACCGGAAACTTCACCCAGGCGTGGACCGAGTCGCATCTCGGTGGCGCCCTCGTCAACAGCATGGTCGTCACGACGGTCTCCTGTGTCGCGATCGTCGCGATCTCCACCATGGCGGCCTACCCGCTGGCCCGGTCGGCGGCGAGGCTGTCGAACTTCACCTTCTCCCTGTTCCTCCTCGGAATGCTGCTGCCGTTCCAGGTCGCCTTGCTGCCGCTGTACCTGATGATGCGGGATGCCGGGCTGCTCGGCTCGCTCTGGTCCCTGATCATCTTCTACACCGGCCTGCAGATGCCGTTCTCGATTTTCCTGGTGACCACGTTCCTGCGATCCAGCGTCCCGCTGGAGTTCGAAGAAGCCGCTCGCATCGACGGCTGCGGCGATGTCCGCACGTTCCTCCATGTCGTCGTCCCGCTGCTGCGGCCGGTCCTCGGCACGGTGGTCATCCTGAACGCAGTGGGGATCTGGAACGACTTCTTCACCCCGCTGCTGTACCTGTTCGGCAGCCACCAGGTGACGACTCCGGTCGCGTTGTTCCAGTTCGTGGGCCTGTACACGACCAACTGGCCGCTGATCTTCGCCGGCCTGACCATGTCGATGCTGCCGGTACTGGCTCTCTACCTCATTTTCCAGCGTTACGTGATCCAAGGTTTCGCCGGCGGCCTCAAGGGCTGA
- a CDS encoding carbohydrate ABC transporter permease, with amino-acid sequence MTTATLKPVTRRQATEVRSPGRRRSLGRNLWWFVVPALVCYLYVVVIPAVQGIYMSFTDWSAYSRTRHLVGWENYRGLFDGLSGDALVRTVVVAAVTMAVQNVVGLLLALALNARVFGRNVLRTVIFAPVIVSPLVCGYLFKYIFAPPGIGAANDFLEAVGLEQLRQDWLGQPGTALAVVIVVICWQFVGVSMVVYLAGLQSVPAELLEAAALDGAGAGRRFWYVVRPLLAPAVTINLMLSLIGGLKIFDQIYATTQGGPAGQTETISTLIYKQFSQFGAYGESAALAVALAVGVAILSLIQFMVLRRQERKS; translated from the coding sequence ATGACGACGGCCACCCTCAAACCCGTGACGCGTCGCCAGGCGACCGAGGTTCGTTCGCCGGGGCGGCGGCGCAGTCTCGGCCGGAACCTGTGGTGGTTCGTCGTCCCCGCGCTCGTGTGCTACCTCTACGTGGTCGTGATTCCCGCCGTGCAGGGCATCTACATGTCCTTCACGGACTGGAGCGCGTACTCCCGAACACGGCACCTGGTGGGCTGGGAGAACTACCGCGGCCTCTTCGACGGGCTGTCGGGAGATGCCCTGGTCCGGACGGTGGTCGTCGCGGCCGTGACCATGGCCGTCCAGAACGTGGTGGGTCTGCTGCTGGCGCTGGCGCTGAACGCGCGTGTGTTCGGGCGGAACGTGCTGCGGACGGTGATCTTCGCGCCCGTGATCGTGTCGCCCCTGGTGTGCGGATACCTCTTCAAGTACATCTTCGCTCCGCCGGGGATCGGCGCCGCGAACGACTTCCTCGAGGCGGTGGGACTGGAGCAGCTCCGGCAGGACTGGCTGGGTCAGCCGGGCACCGCGCTGGCGGTCGTGATCGTGGTGATCTGCTGGCAGTTCGTCGGCGTTTCGATGGTGGTCTACCTCGCGGGGCTTCAGTCGGTGCCGGCGGAACTGCTGGAAGCGGCGGCCCTCGACGGTGCGGGGGCGGGGCGCCGCTTCTGGTACGTGGTCCGCCCCTTGCTAGCCCCCGCCGTCACGATCAACCTGATGCTGAGCCTGATCGGCGGCTTGAAGATCTTCGACCAGATCTACGCCACGACACAGGGCGGCCCCGCCGGGCAAACCGAAACGATCTCCACGTTGATCTACAAGCAGTTCTCGCAGTTCGGCGCTTACGGCGAGTCGGCCGCGCTGGCCGTCGCGCTCGCCGTCGGGGTCGCGATCCTGTCCCTGATCCAGTTCATGGTCCTTCGCCGGCAGGAGCGCAAGTCATGA
- a CDS encoding SDR family NAD(P)-dependent oxidoreductase, with protein MFSSRTALITGGASGLGKATAGRLEREGVKAITLDIAEGADIFCDVSDPADVQAAAEQVGPVDILVNSAGIVGPNGPLWEIPEEGWRRTFEVNVHGVFHACQAFIPGMRERGWGRVVNIASMAGKDGNPNISSYSAAKGAVIALTKSLGKELATSGVLVNAVAPAVIDTPMNAATQPETLAHITSLIPMGRVGRPEEVAELIVWLASEKVSFSTGAVYDISGGRATY; from the coding sequence ATGTTCTCTTCGCGAACCGCGCTCATCACGGGCGGCGCCAGCGGCTTGGGCAAGGCGACCGCCGGCCGGCTGGAACGGGAGGGCGTCAAGGCGATCACCCTCGACATCGCCGAGGGGGCCGACATCTTCTGTGACGTCAGCGACCCGGCGGACGTCCAGGCCGCGGCCGAGCAGGTCGGGCCGGTCGACATCCTGGTCAACTCGGCGGGGATCGTCGGGCCCAACGGTCCTCTTTGGGAGATCCCCGAGGAGGGCTGGCGGCGCACCTTCGAAGTCAACGTGCACGGTGTCTTCCACGCGTGCCAGGCGTTCATCCCCGGGATGCGGGAGCGTGGCTGGGGACGCGTCGTGAACATCGCCAGCATGGCCGGCAAAGACGGCAACCCGAACATCTCCTCGTACTCCGCTGCAAAGGGCGCCGTCATCGCCTTGACCAAGTCACTGGGCAAGGAACTGGCCACCAGCGGGGTATTGGTGAACGCCGTGGCACCGGCCGTGATCGACACCCCCATGAACGCCGCGACCCAACCGGAGACGCTGGCCCACATCACGAGTCTCATCCCGATGGGCAGGGTCGGCCGGCCGGAGGAAGTCGCCGAGCTGATCGTCTGGCTGGCCTCGGAAAAGGTCAGCTTCTCCACCGGCGCGGTCTACGACATCAGCGGTGGCCGCGCCACCTACTGA
- a CDS encoding TetR/AcrR family transcriptional regulator, whose product MSTTTSRGPYAKSAEVRRKILEACIDAFGQTGFYGATTKDIAQRAGISHTGLRHHFPTKEDLLAALLELRDERSKEILMSAQVLDPRVGPLDALRGMLARLVDDELKPGLMELHCVLSGEATSPDHPAHEYYAKRYRDLRQFYTETFAELADRGELRSTFEPDMLATMVISLINGLQAQWLFNRDTVHIEHTLRKFLTSVVPALDG is encoded by the coding sequence TTGTCCACAACGACAAGTCGAGGTCCCTACGCCAAGTCCGCCGAAGTGCGCCGCAAGATCCTCGAGGCGTGCATCGACGCGTTCGGACAGACCGGTTTCTACGGTGCGACGACCAAGGACATCGCCCAGCGGGCCGGCATCAGCCACACCGGGCTGCGGCACCACTTCCCGACCAAGGAAGACCTCCTCGCCGCCCTGCTGGAACTGCGGGACGAGCGGAGCAAGGAGATCCTCATGTCCGCGCAAGTCCTGGACCCGCGCGTCGGTCCACTGGACGCCCTGCGCGGCATGCTCGCCAGGCTCGTCGACGACGAGCTCAAACCCGGGCTGATGGAGCTTCACTGCGTGCTGTCTGGTGAGGCGACCTCGCCGGACCATCCCGCGCACGAGTATTACGCGAAGCGCTACCGAGATCTGCGGCAGTTCTACACCGAGACCTTCGCCGAACTCGCCGACCGCGGCGAGCTGCGGTCGACATTCGAGCCCGACATGCTCGCGACGATGGTCATCTCGCTCATCAACGGTCTTCAGGCGCAGTGGCTGTTCAACCGCGACACCGTGCACATCGAGCACACGCTGAGGAAGTTCCTCACGTCCGTCGTCCCGGCACTCGACGGGTAG
- a CDS encoding carboxylesterase/lipase family protein has product MLARAGSQQTLTALREQTMTADATQRSNAEPEVRTTAGTVRGRWEGRLAAFLGIPYAAPPVGAARFAAPQPVSPWDGVRDAVAFGPPAPQDFAGFRNLSLGEGTPPQSTGDDWLTLNVWTPAPDRSARLPVMVWIHGGAYKTGSGADLLANARIAQEGNLVLVSLNYRLGIEGFAAIEGAPPNRGLLDQIAALEWVRDTIAAFGGDPDQVTIFGVSAGGSSVGTLMAMPAAAGLFRRVIAQSFGGPFLSPELATDITTAIAGQRGRRPTVADLSTLDPHDLALAGEETAATQGRYLDRWGPMAAHLTFFVPNVDGDVLPATPYQALAADVGRDVELIAGHNRDEYRLFLFASGKLGAIDDQEAARVLDVFGPGTDAEKTYRAAFPDATAEQLWEWVQSDWLFRMPTLRLAQAHASGGGRTRFYELTWPAPGADGLLGACHALDQPLVFGDFESEFARRLFGGPTPSVETVELSARMRAAWISFATTGDPGWPAFDTDDRLTQVFDARPTVTAYPEESSRQLWERDDLAPLPLLP; this is encoded by the coding sequence GTGCTCGCACGCGCCGGCAGCCAGCAGACCCTCACGGCCCTGAGAGAGCAGACGATGACAGCTGATGCGACGCAACGGTCGAATGCCGAGCCCGAGGTCCGCACCACCGCCGGAACGGTGCGCGGACGCTGGGAGGGCCGGCTCGCCGCCTTCCTGGGCATCCCGTACGCCGCACCCCCGGTCGGTGCCGCGCGGTTCGCCGCGCCTCAGCCCGTGTCCCCGTGGGACGGGGTGCGCGACGCGGTTGCCTTCGGCCCGCCCGCGCCACAGGACTTCGCGGGCTTCCGGAACCTCAGTCTCGGCGAGGGCACTCCCCCGCAATCGACCGGCGACGACTGGCTCACGCTCAACGTGTGGACACCGGCCCCGGATCGCTCCGCGCGCCTCCCGGTGATGGTGTGGATCCACGGCGGGGCGTACAAAACGGGCTCCGGCGCGGACCTCCTGGCCAACGCCCGGATCGCTCAGGAGGGCAACCTGGTGCTGGTCAGCCTGAACTACCGGCTCGGCATCGAAGGCTTCGCCGCCATCGAGGGCGCCCCGCCCAACCGCGGCCTGCTCGACCAGATCGCCGCGCTGGAATGGGTGCGTGACACCATCGCCGCGTTCGGCGGCGACCCGGACCAGGTCACCATCTTCGGAGTGTCGGCCGGCGGCAGCTCCGTCGGCACGCTCATGGCGATGCCCGCCGCCGCAGGGCTGTTCCGCCGCGTCATCGCGCAGAGTTTCGGCGGCCCTTTCCTCTCACCTGAACTGGCCACCGACATCACCACCGCCATCGCGGGCCAACGTGGCAGGCGACCCACCGTCGCCGATCTGTCCACACTGGACCCGCATGACCTTGCGCTGGCCGGTGAGGAGACAGCCGCAACCCAGGGCCGGTACCTCGACCGATGGGGGCCGATGGCCGCGCACCTCACGTTCTTCGTCCCGAACGTGGACGGCGACGTGCTCCCGGCCACCCCGTACCAGGCCCTGGCCGCCGACGTGGGACGCGACGTCGAACTGATCGCCGGGCACAACCGCGACGAGTACCGGCTGTTCCTGTTCGCGTCCGGAAAACTGGGCGCGATCGACGACCAGGAAGCAGCCCGGGTGCTCGATGTCTTCGGCCCCGGCACGGACGCTGAGAAGACCTATCGCGCTGCCTTCCCGGACGCCACGGCCGAACAACTCTGGGAATGGGTCCAGTCCGACTGGCTGTTTCGCATGCCGACTCTGCGGCTGGCGCAGGCCCACGCGAGCGGCGGTGGGCGAACCCGCTTCTACGAGCTGACCTGGCCCGCGCCGGGCGCGGATGGCCTGCTCGGTGCGTGCCACGCGCTGGACCAGCCGTTGGTATTCGGCGATTTCGAAAGTGAATTTGCTCGGAGGTTGTTCGGCGGCCCAACGCCTTCGGTTGAGACGGTGGAGCTGTCGGCGCGCATGCGCGCGGCCTGGATCTCCTTCGCCACCACCGGCGACCCGGGCTGGCCCGCGTTCGACACCGACGACCGCCTGACCCAAGTCTTCGACGCACGACCCACGGTCACGGCGTACCCCGAGGAAAGCTCGCGGCAACTCTGGGAGCGCGACGACTTGGCGCCGTTGCCGCTGTTGCCGTAG
- a CDS encoding Lrp/AsnC family transcriptional regulator, with protein sequence MIVRQLLDETDRRIAAALLAVPLASWREVATALSLSERTVVRRAGPLLHAGTIRVTAVRNPRCFPGLVPLALRIRCRPRQILTVAAALARRPDTVWVDLLGGGDELSTVLFLDGPEARNTLLLRDLPATKAVDSWTAHTLLQASPVPFGWTGGLLTAAEADALGRRPLTAMPTALAPDSVDNALIQALTANGRASYIELGRQAGITPLVARRRSDRLVGHAVRLVAEVDLALLGIGCEALLWIQVAPGALRRTASKLSNHPRVRFAAVTTGPANLLVAVAAEDLDALYELLTDSLDAVKSVSAIETTPILRTFKRAGLLRPA encoded by the coding sequence ATGATCGTGCGCCAATTGCTCGACGAAACCGACCGCCGGATCGCGGCCGCCCTCCTGGCGGTGCCCCTTGCTTCCTGGAGGGAGGTCGCCACCGCGCTGAGCCTGTCCGAACGCACTGTGGTCCGGCGCGCGGGGCCGCTCCTGCACGCCGGCACGATCCGGGTCACCGCCGTCCGCAACCCCCGCTGCTTCCCCGGGCTGGTGCCCCTCGCGCTGCGCATCCGCTGCCGTCCCCGGCAGATCCTCACCGTGGCCGCCGCACTCGCCCGCCGCCCCGACACCGTGTGGGTCGATCTCCTTGGCGGAGGCGACGAGCTCAGCACCGTCCTCTTCCTCGACGGGCCCGAAGCGCGCAACACGTTGCTGCTGCGCGATCTGCCCGCCACCAAGGCCGTCGACTCGTGGACCGCCCACACGCTGTTGCAGGCCTCTCCGGTTCCGTTCGGATGGACGGGCGGCCTGCTGACCGCAGCGGAGGCCGATGCGCTCGGTCGGCGTCCACTCACGGCGATGCCCACCGCACTCGCTCCCGACAGTGTCGACAACGCCCTCATCCAGGCGCTGACCGCGAACGGGCGGGCCAGTTACATCGAGCTGGGCCGGCAGGCCGGCATCACTCCGCTGGTCGCGCGACGGCGGTCGGACAGACTGGTCGGCCACGCCGTCCGGCTGGTGGCCGAGGTCGATCTCGCACTGCTGGGCATCGGCTGCGAGGCGCTGCTGTGGATCCAGGTCGCCCCCGGGGCGCTGCGCCGGACGGCAAGCAAGCTCAGCAATCATCCCCGTGTCCGCTTCGCCGCGGTGACCACCGGGCCGGCCAATCTCCTCGTCGCCGTGGCTGCGGAGGACCTCGATGCGCTGTACGAGCTGCTGACCGACTCTCTCGACGCCGTGAAGTCCGTCTCCGCCATCGAGACCACTCCGATTCTGCGGACCTTCAAACGCGCTGGGCTGCTCCGCCCGGCCTGA